In Streptomyces alboniger, the following are encoded in one genomic region:
- a CDS encoding succinic semialdehyde dehydrogenase, with translation MTAMPLPGDRPTDHTGPAPRSASSAPVPLGRAAIAASEDACTTSIAPFSGAPLGHVPHCGPDDIDRAFAAARTAAHRWSARGLRERAAVFLRFHDLLIRHQDEVLDLIQQETGKARRDAFDEIVDVVLTARYYGRRAPGLLRPRRRRGALPLLTATVEVHHPRGVVGVVTPWNYPLALALSDAVPALIAGNGVVCKPDFQGAFTAVWAQGLLRRAGLPDGLFQVVTGPGDVVGPSVVAHSDYVCFTGSADTGRAVAALAGRHLIGCTLELGGKNALIVLDDADVDAAAEGAVRSCYTSAGQLCMSAERVLVHTSRHDAFLRAFTDKTRALRLGASLDYRADMGSLVSAARLRAVHGHIQDAVARGAHLVTGGRPRPELGPFFYEPTILTGVTDEMSLHHQEVFGPVAAVYPFSDEREAVERANSGSYGLNASVWTSRPARGRRLGMRIRAGTVSVNEAHAAAYASLDAPMGGMRDSGINRRHGRDGILNYTEAQTLAVQRAMPLSAPTGTADQSYADRISRLLLTAKRLGL, from the coding sequence GTGACGGCGATGCCTCTGCCCGGTGACCGGCCGACCGACCACACCGGGCCCGCGCCCCGTTCCGCGTCGTCCGCGCCCGTACCACTGGGGCGGGCGGCGATCGCGGCCTCCGAAGACGCCTGCACCACCAGCATCGCGCCGTTCAGCGGCGCCCCCCTGGGGCACGTGCCCCATTGCGGGCCGGACGACATCGACCGCGCCTTCGCCGCCGCGCGCACGGCGGCGCACCGGTGGTCGGCCCGCGGCCTGCGCGAGCGCGCCGCCGTCTTCCTCCGCTTCCACGACCTGCTGATCCGCCACCAGGACGAGGTGCTCGACCTCATCCAGCAGGAGACCGGCAAAGCGCGCAGGGACGCCTTCGACGAGATCGTCGACGTCGTGCTGACCGCCCGGTACTACGGCCGCCGCGCACCCGGGCTGCTGCGCCCCCGGCGCCGCCGCGGTGCGCTGCCCCTGCTGACCGCGACGGTCGAGGTACACCACCCCCGCGGGGTCGTCGGCGTCGTCACACCCTGGAACTACCCGCTGGCCCTCGCCCTCAGCGATGCCGTCCCCGCCCTCATCGCGGGAAACGGCGTCGTCTGCAAGCCCGACTTCCAGGGTGCCTTCACGGCGGTATGGGCCCAGGGCCTGCTGCGCCGGGCCGGTCTGCCCGACGGCCTGTTCCAGGTCGTCACCGGCCCCGGTGACGTGGTCGGCCCCTCGGTGGTCGCCCACAGCGACTACGTGTGTTTCACGGGATCCGCCGACACCGGCCGCGCCGTCGCGGCGCTGGCCGGCCGGCACCTCATCGGCTGCACCCTGGAACTAGGTGGCAAGAACGCGCTGATCGTCCTGGACGACGCCGACGTGGACGCGGCCGCGGAGGGCGCGGTGCGCTCCTGCTACACCAGCGCCGGGCAACTGTGCATGTCGGCCGAGCGCGTGCTCGTCCACACAAGCCGGCATGACGCGTTCCTGCGCGCCTTCACGGACAAGACACGCGCGCTGCGCCTGGGCGCGTCCCTCGACTACCGAGCGGACATGGGCTCGCTCGTATCCGCCGCCCGGCTGCGAGCGGTGCACGGCCACATCCAGGACGCGGTCGCCAGAGGCGCACACCTGGTCACCGGCGGCCGCCCCCGGCCCGAACTCGGCCCGTTCTTCTACGAACCCACCATCCTCACCGGCGTCACCGACGAGATGTCCCTGCACCACCAGGAGGTCTTCGGGCCCGTCGCTGCCGTCTATCCCTTCTCCGACGAGCGGGAGGCCGTCGAGCGGGCCAACTCCGGGAGCTACGGACTCAACGCCAGCGTCTGGACCTCCCGGCCCGCTCGGGGCCGGCGCCTGGGCATGCGGATCCGGGCCGGCACCGTCAGCGTGAACGAGGCCCACGCGGCGGCGTACGCGTCGCTGGACGCCCCCATGGGCGGCATGCGGGACTCGGGCATCAACCGTCGGCACGGCCGCGACGGCATCCTCAACTACACCGAGGCACAGACTCTGGCCGTCCAGCGCGCCATGCCCCTCAGCGCGCCGACCGGCACGGCCGACCAGTCCTACGCCGACCGCATCTCCCGTCTGCTGCTGACCGCCAAGCGCCTGGGCCTGTGA
- a CDS encoding oxygenase MpaB family protein: MTPTGRELLRRGVSVATAPFADRYRHARRIASLDARRDHVEIYRISSGLEFPWDYQRALELALLRTFAVPAIGGLVDATGEFARAGQRRYDDTLVLMAALAKYGYDSPEGRTALRTINRAHGWYTIDNDDMLYTLSAFIYEPIKWLDRFGWRPLLPQERLAAFWFYRNVGSRMNIVGIPSDYAEFERFNQEYERSRFAFTAAGRRVADHAIGVVCHWFPRPSRPLVRRGMLGILDEPLLTAFGHRPPRVLPWVTHRALRVRARAQRLGGPRRRSYYDDPPRVRSYPGTQHDYTVADFGVRAPSPVAAEWSRRPDDPHATRARRTV; the protein is encoded by the coding sequence ATGACGCCGACGGGCCGGGAACTCCTTCGCCGGGGCGTGTCCGTCGCGACCGCCCCGTTCGCCGATCGCTACCGGCACGCGCGGCGCATCGCCTCCCTCGACGCCCGGCGTGACCACGTGGAGATCTACCGGATCAGTTCCGGCCTGGAGTTTCCCTGGGACTACCAGCGGGCGTTGGAACTGGCGCTGCTGCGCACGTTCGCCGTCCCGGCGATCGGCGGACTGGTGGACGCCACCGGGGAGTTCGCGCGCGCCGGCCAGCGCCGGTACGACGACACGCTGGTCCTCATGGCGGCCCTGGCCAAGTACGGCTACGACTCCCCCGAGGGGAGGACCGCGCTGCGTACGATCAACCGGGCGCACGGTTGGTACACGATCGACAATGACGACATGCTGTACACGTTGTCGGCGTTCATCTACGAACCGATCAAATGGCTCGACCGCTTTGGCTGGCGTCCGCTCCTGCCGCAGGAGCGGCTTGCCGCTTTCTGGTTCTACCGCAATGTCGGGTCACGGATGAACATCGTCGGCATTCCCTCCGACTACGCCGAGTTCGAGCGGTTCAACCAGGAGTACGAACGGTCGCGTTTCGCCTTCACGGCGGCGGGGCGCAGGGTGGCGGACCACGCGATCGGCGTGGTCTGCCACTGGTTTCCCCGGCCGTCGCGCCCTTTGGTGCGCCGCGGGATGCTCGGCATCTTGGACGAGCCCCTGCTGACGGCCTTCGGACACCGCCCGCCGCGCGTCCTGCCGTGGGTCACTCACCGCGCTCTTCGCGTGCGGGCGCGCGCGCAGCGTCTGGGCGGGCCGCGCCGCCGTTCGTACTACGACGATCCGCCGCGGGTGCGCAGCTATCCCGGAACCCAGCACGACTACACGGTCGCGGACTTCGGCGTGCGCGCGCCTTCGCCGGTCGCCGCCGAGTGGAGCAGGCGTCCCGACGATCCTCATGCCACGCGCGCGCGGCGCACCGTGTGA
- a CDS encoding polyprenyl synthetase family protein codes for MRCTVCQSPERQGGNDALPAPERPSAANAERLAPEHAGHVHPGRPPTGSAPMDGQLQGPEHVNDHRTAELPRVVRRDMRRFATDITAHINALYPDADALDLPGVRGLLGLSEDQELAPALAARVSGRLHETLVRPVRHLVDSGGQRWRPYLLAKVIDVLGGDSEHFAPLLAAGELMHTGSLIIDDIEDEARLRRGEAAAHTVYGTPVALNAGSAAFFAFDRALHMVLPDDVPLRCAVQGAYLTALRAAHAGQALDILGLREEMDAAVATGEAEPLLDQVRLTHRLKSGIPVRTAFEVGALLVGASPRLRRALQCFGEAIGTAYQVTDDVLDLRGVVRAGTPTKSVAEDLRNGKVTMPLAHAVALLPRQDLAVVWHRIREGGMTEDDVREVIAALESCGALDACVQETERMLEPAWAELKPLIPRTRQALFIEALARHTVRRARVA; via the coding sequence ATGCGATGTACGGTGTGCCAATCGCCGGAGCGCCAGGGCGGAAACGACGCGCTCCCCGCCCCCGAGCGACCGTCCGCCGCGAACGCGGAACGGCTCGCACCGGAGCACGCGGGTCACGTGCACCCGGGCCGGCCGCCCACGGGCAGCGCCCCCATGGACGGACAGCTCCAGGGCCCGGAGCACGTGAACGACCACCGCACGGCCGAACTGCCGCGCGTCGTACGGCGGGACATGCGCCGCTTCGCCACGGACATCACCGCGCACATCAACGCCCTGTACCCCGACGCCGACGCCCTGGACCTGCCGGGCGTCCGTGGCCTGCTCGGCCTGTCGGAGGACCAGGAACTCGCGCCCGCCCTCGCCGCGCGGGTCAGCGGCAGGCTCCACGAGACGCTGGTGCGCCCCGTGCGCCATCTGGTCGACTCCGGCGGCCAGCGCTGGCGGCCGTATCTGCTGGCCAAGGTGATCGATGTCCTGGGCGGCGACAGTGAGCACTTCGCCCCGCTGCTGGCCGCCGGCGAACTGATGCACACCGGGTCCCTGATCATCGACGACATCGAGGACGAGGCGCGTCTGCGACGGGGGGAGGCCGCGGCCCACACGGTCTACGGCACACCCGTCGCACTCAACGCGGGCAGCGCGGCCTTCTTCGCCTTCGACCGTGCCCTGCACATGGTGCTGCCGGACGACGTGCCGCTGCGCTGCGCCGTCCAGGGGGCGTATCTGACGGCCCTGCGCGCCGCGCACGCCGGACAGGCCCTGGACATCCTCGGCCTGCGCGAGGAGATGGACGCGGCCGTGGCCACCGGAGAGGCCGAACCGCTCCTGGACCAGGTGCGGCTGACCCATCGTCTGAAGTCCGGGATCCCCGTCCGTACCGCGTTCGAGGTCGGCGCGCTGCTGGTGGGCGCCTCGCCGCGACTGCGCCGCGCATTGCAGTGCTTCGGCGAGGCGATCGGCACCGCCTACCAGGTCACCGACGACGTGCTGGACCTGCGCGGCGTGGTGCGGGCCGGAACCCCGACCAAGTCGGTCGCCGAGGACCTGCGCAACGGCAAGGTGACCATGCCGTTGGCCCACGCCGTGGCTCTGCTGCCCCGCCAGGACCTGGCGGTCGTCTGGCACCGGATTCGCGAGGGCGGGATGACCGAGGACGACGTGCGCGAGGTGATCGCGGCGCTGGAGTCCTGCGGAGCCCTCGACGCCTGCGTCCAGGAGACCGAGCGGATGCTGGAACCGGCCTGGGCGGAGCTGAAGCCGCTCATCCCGCGGACGCGCCAGGCGCTGTTCATCGAAGCTCTCGCCCGTCACACGGTGCGCCGCGCGCGCGTGGCATGA
- a CDS encoding diacylglycerol/lipid kinase family protein: MRARVVVNATATRAHPPAVTAAVRELTAAMSADVTVTAYPGHATQLARDAHRNGFALVVVVGGDGTVNEVANGLLAEEPDGGPTTRPALGVVPAGGMNVVGRTLGMPVHPVHAARELAAAVREGRRTVVNLGKLNDRYFVSGAGVGFGAELMARVQEARRAGRSATWGRYLAEGARHFLRGTDRESPLLTVAPGEGSPADRVFAALVANTSPYAYLGTWPLTPCPRASFHTDLEALALTDLSGPRCAALMTRMLLLPHRDHSGRSARRFTQQTTLSVTASHAVALHVDGEPLPASRQAAFSSSPRALAVVA, translated from the coding sequence GTGCGCGCACGTGTCGTGGTGAACGCGACGGCGACCCGGGCGCACCCGCCCGCTGTCACCGCGGCCGTGCGCGAACTGACCGCCGCTATGAGTGCGGACGTCACCGTCACCGCGTACCCCGGACACGCCACCCAACTGGCCCGCGACGCCCACCGGAACGGCTTCGCCCTGGTCGTGGTGGTCGGCGGCGACGGAACCGTCAACGAGGTGGCCAACGGCCTGCTCGCCGAGGAACCGGACGGCGGGCCGACGACCAGGCCGGCGCTGGGGGTCGTGCCCGCGGGCGGGATGAACGTCGTCGGACGCACCCTCGGCATGCCCGTCCACCCGGTGCACGCCGCCCGTGAACTGGCCGCCGCCGTCAGGGAAGGGCGGCGGACGGTCGTCAACCTGGGGAAGCTGAACGACCGGTACTTCGTCTCGGGCGCGGGGGTGGGCTTCGGCGCCGAGCTGATGGCGCGCGTCCAGGAGGCCCGCCGGGCGGGCAGGTCCGCGACCTGGGGGCGGTACCTCGCCGAGGGGGCCCGGCACTTCCTGCGGGGCACGGACCGCGAGAGCCCTTTGCTGACGGTGGCACCGGGGGAGGGCAGTCCGGCGGACCGGGTCTTCGCCGCCCTGGTGGCGAACACCTCCCCGTACGCCTACCTCGGCACGTGGCCCCTGACCCCCTGCCCGCGCGCCTCCTTCCACACTGACCTGGAGGCGCTCGCGCTCACGGATCTGTCGGGACCCCGATGCGCGGCCCTCATGACCCGCATGCTCCTCCTGCCGCACCGCGACCACAGCGGCAGGTCGGCGCGCCGTTTCACCCAGCAGACGACGCTCTCCGTCACGGCCTCGCACGCGGTCGCGCTGCACGTCGACGGCGAGCCGCTCCCAGCGAGCCGGCAGGCGGCGTTCTCGTCGTCCCCACGGGCGCTGGCCGTCGTGGCGTAG
- a CDS encoding MFS transporter has product MRPWGVLGVLSLALMLLGVDQTVLNVALPEMQDDLGLGAAQLQWVVGAHTLALAAGVLAAGNWGDRRGRRGALIAGLVVCGAASVLGAVAEGPAGVIAARALMGAGAAFMMPATLSILVHVFTDAARQRLAVTIWATVAGVGVLVGPVLGGWLLEHYSWRACFWGNVPLVLLTLLCVPLVVPPCREEEAPAPDPVGLILSSAGLSAVVWSFIQAPARGWTDGVVLAVAAVGLVLLAVMLCWERRAPAPMLPLGLFRHRGYAVAAASLSLLFFALVGSTFLLTFYLQGVRGMTPLGAGRTMLIGGLGVAVGGLISAVATRRAEARWVMVAGLSSCAGAFLLLAGTTTDSGAGRIHVFLVLVGVGAGLTGGPATGLIMRAVPQGRAGVGAGVNDAVRSLGSTAGVAVLGSVFNTVYSGRMAGASGGGSGQGSGGGARDHLLSALAEAKLMAASAPVGSTGGGQSRAHRMELARRLVDDAAQAFLAGLRTTAWVSACVCAVGVCLVLLALPREGRRAKAADAVAAPVLTARPGEAG; this is encoded by the coding sequence ATGCGGCCCTGGGGCGTGCTCGGCGTGCTGAGCCTGGCGCTGATGCTGCTGGGAGTGGACCAGACGGTCCTCAATGTCGCGCTCCCCGAGATGCAGGACGATCTCGGCCTCGGTGCGGCCCAGCTCCAGTGGGTGGTGGGCGCGCACACCCTCGCCCTGGCCGCCGGGGTGCTGGCCGCGGGCAACTGGGGGGACCGGCGGGGGCGGCGCGGAGCCCTGATCGCTGGGTTGGTGGTCTGCGGCGCGGCGTCCGTGCTCGGAGCCGTGGCCGAGGGCCCCGCGGGCGTCATCGCGGCCCGCGCGCTGATGGGCGCCGGCGCCGCTTTCATGATGCCCGCCACGCTGTCCATCCTGGTGCACGTGTTCACGGACGCGGCCCGTCAGCGGCTGGCCGTCACCATCTGGGCCACGGTCGCGGGCGTGGGCGTTCTCGTCGGCCCGGTCCTCGGCGGCTGGCTGCTGGAGCACTACTCCTGGCGGGCCTGCTTCTGGGGCAACGTTCCGCTGGTCCTCCTGACGCTGCTCTGCGTCCCCCTCGTGGTGCCGCCCTGCCGGGAGGAGGAGGCGCCCGCCCCGGACCCGGTGGGGCTGATCCTCTCCAGCGCCGGGCTCTCCGCCGTGGTGTGGAGTTTCATCCAGGCCCCGGCGCGGGGGTGGACCGACGGCGTGGTGCTGGCCGTCGCGGCCGTCGGGCTTGTCCTTCTCGCGGTGATGCTCTGCTGGGAGCGCCGGGCCCCGGCGCCGATGCTGCCCCTCGGCCTGTTCCGCCACCGGGGCTACGCGGTGGCCGCGGCATCGCTCTCCCTCCTGTTCTTCGCCCTGGTGGGATCGACCTTCCTGCTGACCTTCTACCTCCAGGGCGTGCGCGGGATGACGCCACTGGGCGCGGGCAGGACCATGCTGATCGGCGGCCTGGGGGTCGCCGTCGGAGGCCTGATCTCGGCCGTGGCGACGCGCCGGGCGGAGGCGCGGTGGGTCATGGTCGCAGGGCTCTCGTCGTGCGCGGGCGCGTTCCTCCTGCTCGCGGGGACCACCACCGACTCCGGCGCGGGCCGTATCCATGTCTTCCTCGTCCTCGTCGGTGTCGGCGCCGGGCTGACCGGGGGCCCGGCCACCGGGCTGATCATGCGGGCGGTGCCCCAGGGCCGGGCGGGCGTCGGAGCGGGGGTGAACGACGCGGTGCGGAGCCTCGGCAGTACGGCCGGGGTGGCTGTCCTCGGCTCGGTCTTCAACACCGTCTACTCGGGCCGGATGGCCGGTGCCTCCGGTGGCGGCTCGGGGCAGGGGAGCGGGGGAGGCGCCCGCGACCACCTGCTGAGCGCCCTGGCGGAAGCCAAGCTCATGGCCGCCTCCGCGCCCGTCGGGAGCACGGGCGGGGGCCAGAGCCGCGCCCACCGAATGGAGTTGGCGCGCCGCTTGGTGGACGACGCGGCGCAGGCCTTCCTGGCGGGGTTGCGCACCACCGCATGGGTCTCCGCTTGCGTCTGCGCGGTGGGGGTGTGCCTCGTACTCCTCGCCCTGCCCCGCGAAGGGCGGAGAGCGAAAGCGGCGGACGCCGTCGCGGCGCCGGTGCTCACCGCCCGGCCGGGCGAGGCGGGGTGA
- a CDS encoding SDR family NAD(P)-dependent oxidoreductase → MPGARAVVITGCSSGIGRAVAEHLISRDYAVYATARRVDDLGDLAAAGAYVLRVDVADERSMRECVRQVEDRHGAVWGLVNNAGYALTGPVEDIDMGEVRRQFEVNVFGQLTMARLALPAMRSRGEGRIVNVSSVAGRFTFPGGGCYHASKHALTSFSDALRFEVKPFGIYVSTIEPGAVGTRFIDTALELLTRGAAAGEAPEYAPFRRDLAHCYQRVRNAPRRYGVGPPQKVARAVEHALRAPVPRPRYPVGAVAHVSLGLRRLLPQTLFDTLVRSYLPVPRREG, encoded by the coding sequence ATGCCGGGCGCGCGTGCAGTGGTCATCACCGGGTGCTCTTCGGGCATCGGCAGGGCCGTGGCCGAACACCTGATCTCCCGCGACTACGCCGTGTACGCGACCGCCCGGCGCGTCGACGACCTGGGCGACCTGGCTGCCGCCGGTGCGTATGTCCTGCGGGTCGACGTCGCCGACGAGCGCTCGATGCGGGAGTGCGTCCGGCAGGTCGAGGACCGGCACGGCGCCGTCTGGGGGCTGGTCAACAACGCCGGTTACGCCCTGACGGGACCGGTCGAGGACATCGACATGGGCGAGGTGCGGCGGCAGTTCGAGGTCAATGTCTTCGGGCAGCTCACCATGGCGCGTCTGGCCCTGCCCGCCATGCGTTCCCGCGGCGAGGGGCGCATCGTCAACGTCTCGTCGGTAGCGGGCAGGTTCACGTTTCCCGGAGGCGGGTGCTACCACGCGAGCAAGCATGCCCTGACGTCCTTCAGCGACGCCCTGCGCTTCGAGGTCAAGCCGTTCGGGATTTACGTCAGCACCATCGAGCCCGGAGCCGTGGGCACCCGCTTCATCGACACCGCCCTGGAACTCCTCACCCGCGGCGCCGCCGCGGGGGAAGCCCCGGAGTACGCGCCGTTCCGCCGCGACCTGGCCCACTGCTACCAGCGTGTGCGGAACGCGCCCCGGCGTTATGGCGTCGGGCCGCCGCAGAAGGTGGCCCGCGCGGTCGAGCACGCCCTGAGGGCGCCCGTGCCCCGGCCCCGGTACCCGGTGGGGGCGGTGGCCCACGTGTCGCTGGGGCTTCGGCGGCTGCTGCCGCAGACGCTGTTCGACACGCTGGTGCGCTCCTATCTGCCGGTCCCCCGCCGGGAAGGCTGA
- a CDS encoding RICIN domain-containing protein, whose translation MAVLGVLAAPRTATAAASAADTPVNLLNVHSGRCMEVENSSNADGARIRQWDCEGQPGARWLIRPSAASTSAVNIVNAHSGKCLAVRTDAPAVGTSAPRVEQWGCAGSPGVDFEIDSRTDSAWILSRTTTPMRCLEVANSAERRGAPIVLSTCANQKGTAFQQRPDRTGNDIRRDDLSALYGYDNGSVSLFRFPTNSAGGFEVPDVPWSSPADSWDFAQSRMTSGDFNGDGRRDAALLRGHDDGSIALLTMLGTADGGYAAPFKSWERPPGNWWGSQVQLTAGDYDGDGRDEAMALYGYGDGSAALFSFRTTHEGAFQVPSTPWKAPAGTWDFAQSRIATGDFNTDGRQDVVLFKGTANGAAELLTLTGTADGGLAAPLKSWERPPGNWWGSQVKLAAGDHDGDGHDELMAMYGYDNGAVSLFRFATTGDGGFQVPTVPWSAPAGTWTFSHSHIVSGDYNGDGRRDIAMFKGTVDGAAALLTLLGTSDGRLVSPFTSWQRPPGNWWGHRVLMV comes from the coding sequence ATGGCTGTGCTTGGCGTCCTGGCGGCGCCCCGGACCGCGACGGCCGCGGCGTCGGCGGCCGACACCCCGGTCAACCTCCTCAACGTCCACAGCGGCAGATGCATGGAGGTGGAGAACTCCTCCAACGCCGACGGGGCGAGGATCCGGCAGTGGGACTGCGAGGGACAGCCGGGCGCGCGCTGGCTCATCCGGCCCTCGGCCGCCTCGACCAGCGCCGTCAACATCGTGAACGCGCACAGCGGCAAGTGCCTGGCCGTACGGACGGACGCGCCCGCGGTCGGCACCTCGGCCCCGCGCGTCGAACAGTGGGGCTGTGCCGGCTCGCCTGGGGTCGACTTCGAGATCGACAGCCGTACGGACTCCGCCTGGATCCTGTCCAGGACGACCACGCCGATGCGCTGCTTGGAGGTGGCGAACTCCGCCGAGCGCCGCGGTGCGCCCATCGTGCTTTCGACCTGTGCGAACCAGAAGGGGACCGCCTTCCAGCAGCGGCCGGACCGCACGGGCAACGACATCCGGCGTGATGACCTGTCCGCCCTGTACGGGTACGACAACGGATCGGTCTCGCTGTTCCGGTTTCCCACGAACAGCGCGGGCGGCTTCGAGGTCCCGGACGTGCCGTGGAGCTCTCCCGCGGACTCCTGGGACTTCGCCCAGAGCCGGATGACCTCGGGGGACTTCAACGGGGACGGCCGCAGGGACGCGGCCCTGCTGCGTGGCCACGACGACGGCTCCATCGCGCTGCTCACGATGCTCGGCACGGCGGACGGCGGGTACGCGGCCCCGTTCAAGTCGTGGGAGCGGCCGCCGGGCAACTGGTGGGGCAGCCAGGTCCAGTTGACCGCCGGGGACTACGACGGCGACGGCCGCGACGAGGCCATGGCCCTGTACGGCTACGGCGACGGCAGCGCGGCCCTGTTCAGCTTCCGCACCACGCACGAGGGCGCCTTCCAGGTGCCCTCCACTCCCTGGAAGGCCCCTGCCGGCACCTGGGACTTCGCCCAGAGCCGTATCGCCACGGGCGACTTCAACACGGACGGCCGCCAGGACGTCGTCCTTTTCAAGGGCACCGCGAACGGCGCCGCCGAACTGCTCACCCTCACCGGCACCGCGGACGGCGGGCTCGCCGCGCCGCTCAAGTCCTGGGAGCGGCCGCCGGGCAACTGGTGGGGCAGCCAGGTGAAGCTGGCGGCCGGCGACCACGACGGCGACGGCCACGACGAGTTGATGGCGATGTACGGCTATGACAACGGGGCCGTATCGCTATTCCGGTTCGCGACCACCGGCGACGGCGGCTTCCAGGTGCCCACCGTGCCGTGGAGCGCCCCGGCCGGCACCTGGACGTTCTCGCACAGCCATATCGTGTCCGGCGACTACAACGGCGACGGGCGGCGGGACATCGCCATGTTCAAGGGGACGGTGGACGGGGCGGCCGCGCTGCTCACCCTCCTCGGCACATCCGACGGCCGGCTCGTCTCACCGTTCACGTCCTGGCAGCGGCCACCGGGCAACTGGTGGGGCCACCGCGTGCTGATGGTCTGA
- a CDS encoding aldehyde dehydrogenase family protein: protein MAELFIDGEWTGAVQGARRDVVNPYDASVIQQVDDADEADVDLAVRAARRAFDRGEWASAPTRERADVLLRVSRFLLRDQEEIAHVESLDTGKTLAEARIDVEDVSNAFRYFAEIADKDGGRVVDVGPDVLSRVTYHPIGVCALIAPWNYPLLQASWKVAPALVAGNTFVLKPSETTPLSTIHMIRLIAEAGAPPGVANLVLGPGGTVGAAMSAHSDVDLVSFTGGLATGRRIMEACAPGVKNLALELGGKNPNVVFADCDFDAAVDHALEASFLHSGQVCSAGSRLLVEDSLHDRFVERLAARAGTIRLGNGLDPQTESGPLSSAEHREKVESYLEIARDEGARLVCGGRRPDDPELSRGFFLLPTIYADCDRSMRIVQEEVFGPVVTVERFRGEDEAVELANDTRYGLAGGVWTNDASRAQRVAARLRHGTVWINDFHPYVPQAEWGGFGRSGFGRELGPTGLREYQEAKHIYQNLKPGVSGWFKG from the coding sequence ATGGCGGAACTGTTCATCGACGGGGAGTGGACCGGTGCCGTCCAGGGCGCGCGGCGGGACGTGGTCAACCCGTACGACGCGTCCGTCATCCAGCAGGTCGACGACGCGGACGAGGCCGACGTCGACCTCGCCGTACGTGCCGCCCGGCGCGCCTTCGACCGCGGCGAGTGGGCGTCCGCGCCCACCCGGGAGCGGGCCGACGTCCTGCTCAGGGTGTCGCGGTTCCTCCTGCGGGACCAGGAGGAGATCGCCCACGTCGAGTCCCTGGACACCGGCAAGACACTCGCCGAGGCGCGCATCGACGTCGAGGACGTCTCGAACGCCTTCCGCTACTTCGCCGAGATCGCCGACAAGGACGGCGGCCGGGTCGTGGACGTCGGCCCCGACGTGCTCAGCCGCGTCACCTACCACCCCATCGGGGTCTGCGCGCTCATCGCGCCATGGAACTACCCGCTGCTCCAGGCCTCCTGGAAGGTCGCTCCCGCCCTGGTCGCGGGCAACACCTTCGTACTCAAACCCAGCGAGACGACACCGCTCTCCACGATCCACATGATCCGGCTCATCGCAGAGGCGGGAGCGCCGCCCGGGGTCGCGAACCTCGTACTCGGTCCGGGCGGCACCGTCGGCGCGGCGATGTCCGCCCACTCCGACGTGGACCTGGTGTCCTTCACCGGTGGTCTGGCCACCGGGCGCCGCATCATGGAGGCGTGCGCGCCGGGCGTCAAGAACCTCGCGCTGGAGCTCGGCGGCAAGAACCCCAACGTGGTCTTCGCCGACTGCGACTTCGACGCCGCCGTCGACCACGCGCTCGAGGCATCGTTCCTGCACTCCGGGCAGGTCTGTTCGGCGGGCTCCCGGCTCCTGGTGGAGGACTCCCTGCACGACCGGTTCGTGGAGCGGCTCGCCGCCCGCGCGGGGACCATCCGGCTCGGCAACGGCCTCGACCCGCAGACCGAGAGCGGGCCGCTCAGCTCCGCGGAGCACCGGGAGAAGGTCGAGAGCTATCTGGAGATCGCCCGTGACGAGGGCGCCCGTCTCGTGTGCGGCGGCCGCCGGCCCGACGACCCCGAGCTGTCGCGCGGCTTCTTCCTGCTGCCCACCATCTACGCCGACTGCGACCGCTCCATGCGGATCGTGCAGGAGGAGGTCTTCGGCCCGGTGGTCACCGTGGAGCGCTTCCGCGGCGAGGACGAGGCCGTGGAACTGGCCAACGACACCCGTTACGGCCTGGCCGGCGGTGTGTGGACGAACGACGCGAGCCGCGCCCAGCGGGTCGCGGCACGACTGCGGCACGGCACGGTCTGGATCAACGACTTCCACCCGTACGTGCCCCAGGCCGAGTGGGGCGGCTTCGGCCGCTCCGGCTTCGGCCGGGAGCTCGGGCCCACCGGCCTGCGCGAATACCAGGAGGCCAAGCACATCTACCAGAACCTCAAGCCGGGTGTCTCCGGCTGGTTCAAGGGCTGA